The Montipora foliosa isolate CH-2021 chromosome 10, ASM3666993v2, whole genome shotgun sequence genomic sequence ATGTTTTAATGATGTTTCTCGCTTGCTATACTCCGTTCCTCACAGCTATGGTCTTCCGTCTTATACTCGGGTATAATTCGTTAAACAAGATGGCTTTCGAATGGACTGCCACTGTTGTTTATCTGAATTCGTCATTAAATCCTCTTCTTTATTGGTTCAGGATGCAGGAGATTCGCGTCGCTACATACAACGCCCTAAGAAAATTGCGAGGCAAGGAGACTGAGAGTAGGATAGACAGCAAAATTCATAGaataaatgttttaaatgaCGGCTTTCAGTAACTACGAATAAGACATGTGAGGAACGGTTCGTCCTTGACAAATTAATAAAACTTTTGCCTGCTACTCTAACCAGCTGAGAAATTATAGAAATGAGACACACCGCCAAAACATGGGATTTTTTCTGTTAAAGAGTTTCTGAGACAATAGTATGAAAAGTGTCACTAGCAGATGAAATTTCCACTCTTTCCTCAATATTGAACACTATGCACAAGAAGTGAGCAAAGAAAAGACGTTCCTGACTGTCTGAATATTTCTAATCCTACTTAATATTGGCATTGTAAGGGAGGGATAAATCGCGAAGTGAATCTTTACTCTTTTCGCGAGAGTTTTCTTAGGTTACAAGGTTTTCTGAGGTTAAAGATATTCGATTTTCGTGCCATCGCGGGGGGCTACAGACTCCAAGACCGTTTCACATATTCTGTAATGAAAATGAATTTCTGAATTAATTACTAATTCTGTCATATTTTGCTGAAACTATTTACTCATTGTGTAGCCTTTGGTACTAATTAAACAGCAAATTGGAAGGGCTGGATTCTTAATTGATGTTTCAGCTGTAACGAACAAAGAagataaaataagcgaaagactTGGTAACTcgttcgttaatttttttttatatttaaccCCTTAAATCCATATTTCTATGAGTGGCTTGAGGTCGTAAAATACTGACGATAGCCTACTGTAGAATCAACTATGACAATAAAATATCTTAATTTTACTGACGACTCAACTTATGTTACCAGAaacaatcatacatgtacttgcaaactgaaatgaactttgatgatttgacaaATCTCGGGTTTTCCGCGAGAATTtgtctttaaatcatgaatcgAGAAAGAGATAACTGAAAAGAGCAAACTTTCGAGTCTTCTGAAGTTAGGACGCCAAACTGCGTATACTACGCTTCTCGACGGCAAAATCTTTGAGAGTTGATAGCTAAAGGATTAGTCAGTGAGCGAAACCTACAtagaatatttttatttatgaaaatcaCCCATTTTATTGGTTATTTTTTATGTCACTCAGTTCGAAGTTGAACGCTTTAATGTGACGGAAAGCTGAAGATACAAATGCAAGGCCATTCAAAATTCATGATGTAAGGTGGTCAAGTTTCACCCAACACACATTAATTCGACCCCTCCTAATGTGCTGACAATATAACAAACTCATTTACAATTTCGTTTAAATCTTAAGATCccttaaaatatataaatatagaCGATAACATGTGAACAGGACTTGAAGTTCCGAACAAGCAGGAGTGTAACTAACTAgactaacaaaagaaaaactggtACCATTGCTGATGTTTGATGAAAAATTAACGACTTTTTATTCACTTCATATTTGTACACGGTAGTCATCATGTGATAAGCTGACAATATAACAAACTCATTTACAATTTCGTTAAAGTCTTAATAACcgttaaaatatataaatatagaCGATAACACGTGAAGGTGATGTGAAGTTTGGAACAAGAATGATTGTAACTAATAAgactaacaaaagaaaaactggtACCATTGCTTTTTATTCACTTCAGATTACACGGTAGTCATCATGTGATAAGCCCTGTTAAATAAGTTCACGAAAAATTGAAAGACGCCTCGACGTAATAACCACCTCCAGAATTTTccatttcattattttgtaagcgAAGATTATCGCACTTAAAAAAGCTTCTTTACTACTTTGTGCTTAAAGTTGCTTCATGAACATGGTTTCTCGCGCGGAAAATCACTCCATATTCGCAGTGGTAATATAGGTTGTTTTTAATCAGCCTCTAGAGACGCAGATACTCGGCAGTGGTGAAAATGACAAACAAGCGGTATATTGTGTCATCCAACATAGCGACCATTACGTATATTCAATCATCACTCATTTTCGATTTCTTTAGGCAGTTTCCTTCTCAATAGACTCAATGCTCCCAACGTccccattttcttccgactccgcttatgactccgttgcttgtgatccagtgaaaactagattgccGGAGTCGGCAGCAGAAtcggaagaaccaaccaatcacaatgcttggaattGAGCATTGTGgttggtttattcttccgccTCTGCTTCCCACTGCGAccatgcagttttcactggatcataagcgacggagtcataagcggaatcagtgttctgcttccgactccgacagtttgattttcactagatcgtatcgctctgTGCTTCTGATTACGACTTCGACTCCGACTCCGTTGCTAgtgtaaaccagcctttaaGGACCCTAATagctgcaacctgattggccaatactcGGTTCTGCCAATACCTCTTGATTGGGTGATGGCAAGTATCCAGGTTTTTCTCGAATTGGACAGTTTGTTCAAAGCTAACGTTCCAGCAAAAATAGATCTGTTGCTGCTgcaatattggattttgatgcagctagagagtgttttcacttgacgtcacgacggccatgttggtatcccTAAACCAAGgcaacggcggccatgttggtgtccccaaccaattctccgggaattgagctcttttatcatgcaaacattttcttttgtttcggtggactTGGCTATCGCCTCGTCGATCCTACGGGTTGTCTTCGACGGTGGGAGGGATCATCGTATCCCACTGGTCAGCTATCGCCCGCCTTAAGTTGGGGAGCCCCCAGCCAGTAAGGTGCTGACCGGCCACACCTGCTTCAGTGGGTGCCTGGAGCTTAAAGCTCATCCGCTCGACAATTGGATCGTTAAACCCTGCACCAGGCAAATGCAGTAAGAATGAAACAAGGACTCCAACTCTTCAAATAGAAAGTTGGAATGTAAGAACCATACAAACTGGATTGACCGAGGACCTAAAAGCAGTTGATGACGCCCGCAAGACAGCTATTATAGACTGCGAACTACTATGATTGAACGTCGACATCGCAGCCCTGCAGGAGACGCGTCTTCCTGACAGGGGATCCCCGGAGGAAGACAACTACTCCTTCTTCTGGCGGGGAAAAAGCAGCGTGGAGGCCAGAGAGCATGGAGTGGGTTTTGCTGTGAAGAACACGCTTCTTTGCATGATCCAGGTTCCAACTAATGGCACAGCGAGAATCCTCACACTACGTCTATCAACGGCAGAAGGCAGCTTTCACCTGCTCTGTGTCTATGTACCCACTCTGCAATCTCCACCCGAAGTGAAAGATCAGTTCTACGAGTCCCTGCGTATTGTTATGGACATGGTCCCTTCGTCAGAACATATTCTCCTCGTGGGTGACTTTAACGTAAGGGTGGGTGCGGACCGAGTGTCCTGGGACATCACGGCATAGGAAAAATGAACGATAATGGTCAGAGACTTCTTGAGCTCTGCTGTTACCACAACCTGTATGTGACGAACACCTTTTTTCAGAACAAAGCATGCCACAAGGTATCATGGAGACATCCTAGGTCAAAACATTGGCACCAGCTGCACTTGATCATCACCAGGCGAGACTCACTCAACAATGTCGGCAACATGAGATCTTACCACAGCGCCGATTGCAACACTGATCACTCTCTGATTGCCTCCATAGTGAAACTGACACCTAAAAATATATATCACTCCAAGCAGAAAGGTATCAACACCAGCAAGGCTGCCTACTCAGACAAGAATCAAGAGTTTGCAGAGCGTCTTGAAGAATCTCTTATGTACCACCATGAGCAGAGTGTCGATGACAGATCGAGCTCTCTTCGTAACACCATGTACAGTGTTTCATTGCTCACATTTGGCAAGAGAGAAAGGAAGACCACAGACTGGTTTGATGCTTACATCACAGAGATGGAGCCAGCTATCATCGCGAAGCGCAATGTACTGGTCGACTACGAGCGTGACCCATCGCAGAAGAACCTCCTGACTCTTAGGGCCGCTCGGAACAAGGCCCAGCGAACGGCACGCCGCTGCGCGAATAACTAATGGCTTCAACTCTCAGAGAGAATCCAGCAAGCCTCTCTCACCGGTAATATCAAGGACATGTATATGCGGGCATCAAGCAAGCAAGAGGCAAGCCAGTCAAGAAAACTGCGCCCTTAAAATCCAAAACAGGGGAAGTCATCACAGCCCAGGACAAACAGGTAGAAAAATGGGCCGAGCACTATCTTGACCTTTACTCCAGAATAAACACAGTCTCTCAGGAAGCACTTGATGCTATCGAGGATCTGCACGTACTGGAGGAACTTGACGCCGAGCCGACCATGGAAGAACTTAGCAAAGCTATTGATGCGTTGGAAAGCGGCAAAGCACCGGGTGAAGATGGCATACCCCCTGAAATCATCAAGTGCGGCAAGGCAGCCCTCTTGGAACCACTTCATGAACTCCTGTGCCTCATCGCCCAGAATGCCGGGACACATCCGGGTACTTTTTATGCGCGCTGGCGCTAAAAttcaaaataggccattttacagttgtttgctctgcgacccagcctatgaatggctgcgaggctgccggtgaccttgcattgataaagccccgactgcttttattatgcaaattgtgttgttgtaattctaattagtccgtattaacattacaaaagcacggaggtttgtatcaaaacagggtcaccggcaacctcgcttccattcgtaggccaggtaacttagctacaactgtaaaatggtctattgcgcGTGATAACAAAGAATACAGCCAATAAGCGGCTACCAGCGTGTACGTTTTTCTGTTTCACGGGCATATTAATTCCCCTGGCCAAGTACCAGCATATGGAATTTGTAGAGGAAGGATCAATAAATGATTCtgaacaaaaatttgttttttaaggtCTCTACAAGTATTATcaaatttgctttgaaaatcGACTATTTTGGGAGCTTTGTAGTATGGAAGCTGTACTATAAGCGGAATATTCCGACGAGCTGATCCGTTAAGTTTACGGCCAGCATATGGAAAAGTTAGTACCGGGTGTCAGGAAAGCTCCTGCAAATTTTCGCTGGTTTACGACAGCTAAAAGTACTATCGAAATGCGGTTTACTGAACGCACTCGTCAACCTTCCGCAAATTTGCTTTTCGGAGGCTGTTCGGGAGAATGGTTGACTGATTTTGAAACTCCCgcgagtaataataatatgcaaAACTCCGCCTCCCAAAACAATAGCACGCAAATTAGCCCATTATAAGCTCCGCTGATTTTGGAAAGATAACCATTGGCAACGTTTACTCCAAAAAGCTTCATTTCAACACGTTGTTTTATACAGCAAAAAATTCAGATCAACTAAGAAATTTCGTTCAAGAAAAACAGCGTGCTGACGGGGAGCTCTTATCAGAGCTCATAGAATCCCCCGTCAATCCTGCCTTGCTCTACATGATCCAGCCGTTGATAGGTGGACCCCCTATTTTATCTTCGAATAAACGGAGAAGCTCTTTGGGAATGGCGAAGACTCAAACAGAAAAGCCAAGTATTCGATGCCCTCCAGTTCAACTTGCAGAAAATCGGTTACATGTTATCGTCGTGTTGCCGCGTCAGAGTGGATAGAATTTTGAACAATTACCTCACAAACAATGGACAACAATGTTACGCGTCGCTTgccttttcctttttgtttggcTCGGCTCGCTTTCAAACATAAATGCCATTTATTTTATTCTCCTCACCGTCTTATGAATAGAAAAGACctgtgttgtctttaaaatgctCGACCAACGTGCAGACTACCCTGAAACCGATCGAGTAAAAGATCTAATGAATTGCTTTTACCGGCCGAGCGGTAAAAAAGGACAACAATGAAATAGAAGCAAGTGTTTCGCGCACCGCACCGCACTTTGGCTACGCTTAGAAAGAAGAATGTTTTGTGGGAAATCATTTGGCTCACTCAGATCATTTCGAGTGTGacatgtcaaaaaaaaaaaagaagaacgaGAATGTTCTTGCACACGATTTTGTTGACAAAACCGTTTGTGAAGAGCGTGTGCCACCTTTAAATTAGAGCGCTATTGCTACTTCAAATTAGAtcttttgattgacagtcaccgaTTCATTAACGAGTGCAGTCGGAATTCCGAAATCTTTATCTATACAATATTTATTCCGCGCATTGAAAAACTGGGCTCTGTAAGTACGTGTCGTCCAAGACAATAGCATTCTGGGCAATGTTTGCTGGAGCGAAGGGAAGGTACCTCAGGGTATGCGCGACTCCAAGATCATTACGCTGTACGAATGCAAGGGCGACCGCAATGATAGCAACGACTACCGGGGCATATCTTTGCTGATTATCGTAGGCAAGGTGTTTGCCCGTGTAGTACTGTCTCGCCTGCAAGTCCTTGCCAGCCGCGTTCTTCCTGAGTCTCAGTGTGGCTTTACGGCGGAGCGTTCCACGATCGATATGATTTTCTCCATTCGATTTTCTCCATGATTTTCTCCATGCGTCCTCAGTAGCTTACTGTACGGCAGCGAGTCTTCGGACGACATACGCTAGACAGGAGAACCGCCTGGAAAGGTTCCATCAAGGAAAAGGGAATCACATGGCAGGACAAAGTCACCAATGTTGCTGTGCTGGAGAAAGCAGGTTCCCTTAGCATGCATCTCATGCTTTGCAAGTGTCGACTCCGTCATGTACGTCGCATGAAGGACGGCTGTATACCCAAGAGTCTCTTGTATGGTGAACTGGCTACAGGATTCCGCCCAAGAGGCCGGCGAGCACTGGGTTTCAAGGATAGCTGCAAGCGTGACCTCAAACTCACAGGCATTGAAACAGAAAGCTGGGAGGCGCTTGCACTTGACCGCAATGACTGGCGCCACGCTGTCAGTATTGGGGTCAAGAGGGGTGAAGAGAAGAGGATCTTACAGCTGAAGGAAAGGAGAGGAAGGAGGAAAGCGAGGCAGGAGAACGCAGCGGACACCCTACACTCTGAATTTGTGTGTGTCCGCTGCGACAGAGAGTGTCATGCAAGGATCGGGCTGCTGACCCATTCGAAACGCAGCTCTCAGCAGTCCCGATGACTCCATGGCGCATACCATTGTCTCTCGAGACAGAAGGAtgcctactactactactactactactactactactactactactactactactactactactactactacttctactactccgagtatctcgagatgcgcataACATATTCCCAATAACtatagtaggtaccgtccttaactgCCTTAAAGAGATCTGAAGTTTTGAGCTTTTTGGCAAGGTTATAGTGGCTTGCATCAATTGGAAGTCAGTATTTTCAAAGCACAGAGTCCCCATGTCcttcaaaaaatgtttgtttaaaATGAGGCACCAGTAGTGAGTAGCGTGCTCTAATTGagttagactgcaaaacagctGTATTTTTGCGTTGGACGAATGCGTCTTTTCAAATTCGAAAACCGACTGTTTTGTAATCTATAATTGAGTACCAGAGAAAAATTTTCTTAGCAATTCAGTAATTAAGGGTGCCAGGCAGCTTTCCATTATAAGCCTTATGCATGCATTTAAAGACAGCTAGTTTATAGTAAAAACGATTAAGTAAAACTCTCTGCCATGTCTCTGGGTAGATTCAAAATAATTCTTGCTGCTCTATAACGCAGCCTTTCTAACGTAGATTAACGAAGCAAGCGTTAACACTTCCAACACAATCATCAAAATGCTAACCATCTTGAGTCATTACTTGAAAAAAGCGAGGGGCAAGCTCATTTTACAATGTCTTTTTGATTGTCGAAATTTGCCCATACCGTTACCGGAGTTTTACGAAGACTGTGTCGATTCATGGTCAACTCTTACTAGGAAAGAAGTGAGTTCATATGGAGATACATTGAATCAGTACTTGTGGAATCATACATACTTTGTGAAGGTAAATCCTTATAGCACGCCTTTTTTCACAATAATTGCGGTATAAGTAAAATCGGAGATTTGATTTCTAAAGATAATAAACTTTTAGGAAGTGATAAAATACGCAATGCAAAACTAAGCCCAAGTCAACATTTTTGATGGCAGTCTTCAATGCCATACCGACAGAATGACGTTCCATTGTCAAGGGGGTAGTACGCACTGCGAATCACACCCCTGCTCTGAAAATTCCTTTCAAGTGCCAATAAATATTTCACGCATCTCCTCCAAACAAATCTATACAGAGAGTTCAGTTCCCGCAAAGAAAGTCCTCCGACCGCCCAGTCCAAATATaaagaaatttcacaaatttaagATTGTAGATTCGCCGTTATATTCCTTTTGTAAGACTGAAGAGGAATCCCTAGGGCATTTAATGTTTCACAGTAAGGTAATTGAAATCTTTTGGAAAGAGGTTTTATCTTGACTGGCTATCCATAAAAATGAATCATTACATGTTACACTCGCAGGAAAGGTATATGTGTTTTCAGTACTTTTTGGGGGGTTAACAGCTTCTTTAAGCTaaaatcctggtcaaaactgttgggacaattcccgtttttcccccttcccccattacaatgttgatttttcacggtctccgaaatcaagatccgttcatcgatcgctcgcTTGTTTCAACATTGCCTGGGAGGAAGGGGGCGCGAAAAGGGCAACGAAAGAAGAACTCGCGTTGCTCATGTAACTATGGAAGCATgcacagtaaattctctactttttgcTCAAAATTGGATGTGTCCCAAAAatcttttgacccggattgtaggtAGAGTCCATATCCAATCTACCGTtgggtaaaatgaggatcaacggtttaacctaggtaaaaactgattcaacctgagaccgggtTTGACCGACATACACACCATAACACCAGTCCGGTTTGGCCGACACATCGCGTATGCGCACAACAAATTCACCCCGTTGATTGGCAGCCATGGACAATTGTTTTGGCCTAGttaggcctcatcagcatgCTATAGCCAACTTACCAAGGTGGGTGTTTATCATCAACTGAGGAAGAAGAAAAGAGCAAAGCAAAATGAAATGACTAAAGGAGGGGGGGGCAAATCACGTACACCCCGCACGGAAAGAGTTCGAGCCTTGGTTCGAACATTATTGGCCCGGCTACCTTGACCAACATTTTCAGCGGGCTAGGCTCTTCTGAGGGATGACGTTGGGCTAAGGTTTTCCGTTGCACCAATGATGGGCATCatttttaacaaatataccgattttgatatattaaaattcagtccgaaacaaaagacatcatctcgaggctctggggaataaatataagaatTTGTATGAGTTAATTCCATCAGAGCTTCGAGATGATGTTCTTTATTTAGGACTGAATTGTTATATaccgaaagtgggctattgctggttttcactcacgcgatcaacagccatgtttttcaacgaaaacaaaaggaagcgtttgcataataatagagttaaattcccggaggatttggtcggggcaccaacatggccgccttttctttgtttagggcaccaacatggcggtcgtgacgtcatgtgaaaaccaagaattgtgtACAGTTAACTGTTCGTACAATATGGGCCTGCCTGTTGCCTGTTGGCGGGATCTTAATTACACGTGAAGCGTAATTAGTTATGCACGTGCACCAACGTATTCCACGTGTGTTTTGAACGGCTAGCGCTCTGCAAATTAAAACCACGAATTTGAGCACAAATTTTCCATCACAAACAGGGACTGCAATGCTAATGGTTGTCAAAAGGAACCTTAGCTGAAACGGTTTTGGAATATTGATTGACATATAGAGAAACCTGCACTATCAGTGAACGCTTTGGACAATTACGCGTGGTTTTGAGGTAAGAACTGTGGAAGTTGAACGTTTTTTTGCGCAGACGTTTGCTTCGGAAATCGATGTAttctttcatattttttcaGTGAGGAAAGAACGTGATAACCAAGTACGCTCGTAATGGCTAAGACTTTTCATAATGTGTTAAGAACTGCAATCTCCAGGTATGGTTTTCGAAACTTTCTTTCAAGTTAGATACAGCGTGCAAAAACGAAATTCTAATCAAATACTACCTTTCACTCGTCTAAAACATAATTTGTGTCGTTTCTgcacaaattaaaataaatataacattaaatataaaagaaatCCTAAATCTTATCTTCCTATAGGTTGGGAAATCTCGGAGATTTCCGAAAACTCCAAGATTTCGCCGCGATATTGAAAAATCACTAGAGGGCTGTCCCAATTTGTAAATCGAAGGAGCGTAGGACTGGTAACCAGCTAAACCTGACGGAAATGTATCGTTTTCACATAATAgcatagactgcaaaacagtcgtattttttgcgaacgcaagcaacgcgataaatattcaaacgaaaggtctggagtgagtgtagaaacggcgagggagaatggggagagacgcCCTACGGGCGTGTGAGGCTCGggcgcttcacacgcgaggatcacgcttacggcgcttcgcgccttccgaaaatggaagtaaacgactgttttgcagtctaataATAGCACTGACTTTTGGCACATTGGAAGTGTTAGCAGAAACCTAGAATCCGTCGGGACAATATGAACACTCGATTATTTCGATATGTCTGCGACTTCCTCAGACTATAGGGGATGTTTGAAAGTAAGATGTTCAGTGGTTGGCTAAATCTTGGACATTCGGCAAATAGTGAAAATCCCAGTGGTTTGAGACTTAACTGACCTGTGAAAACCAGACTCTGAGACTTGACTAAGTTAACATGATAACGACCGTTAATACAGTCAACGACTTGCATTAAACGGAAATTACTGCGGCTCCACACCAACGGCATAAACGATTTACTGGTATCTAGATATTGGATAGAAGATAAAGGTAGAAGCGCGCcttatttttcttcctttcacTTGATTCTGTTTCTCGATCAGGGTTAACAGTGGTAttgcctgcaagcaggctcttccgttaaAAATGGCGCGCCCTCAAAACAtcctcttccgttgaaaatggcgcgcggtctaAAGATAAGGGCTTGGTAAGTTACCAAGCCCTTATCTTTCGACCGCGCGCaaattttcaacggaagaggaTGTTTTGAgggcgcgccattttcaacggaagagcctcaCAGTGGTATGCCACAGCGACTCTGCTTCGTTTACGCGTCTTATGTCCTAATTCGCCGTTTTGCTGTTATAAACCCAGATTTCAATAACAACTATCTGTCGGATCTGTGACATTCGCAATGTTCATTCAAAGGCATACCTCGTTGACATGTTGAATTTAAGTAGACTAATAGGTGACATTCGAGCGCTTCATTCTCTCGCCTTTTGACATGCTTGATCGGCATATTCTAGAGTTTGTCAGTTAAAGACATCggttaaaaacaatttccttcCATTGTACTTGAAAATCATTGGGGTAAAGATGGTAGTTTAGCTAATGGCAATGAAAGAGAGTAACTTTCTCAGTCAATTAGAAAGCAAGGACGTTCGCTTTTTTTCAAGAGGGCGATGTGCCGTTAAATTTCTCGTTGTTCCACGAACGAGTTCAAATATAAGACTCCAGAGC encodes the following:
- the LOC137974235 gene encoding craniofacial development protein 2-like, with protein sequence MLGIEHCALQETRLPDRGSPEEDNYSFFWRGKSSVEAREHGVGFAVKNTLLCMIQVPTNGTARILTLRLSTAEGSFHLLCVYVPTLQSPPEVKDQFYESLRIVMDMVPSSEHILLVGDFNVRVGADRVSWDITA